GCTGAGCGCCTTGTAGAACATATGCTGTTCGTCAAACAGGTTGCGCACCCAGAACGACAGCGAGACCTTCGCGCCGGTGTTGGCCATTTCGATATCGGCGAGCGCGATGTTGCCGTTGAACACGGTCGCCTTTTCACCCTTGGGCTGGGGCACGTTGCCCGCCGCGCCGACGCCCAGATACACCGGATCATTGGCGTTGGCGTAGAACCCTGAATCGAAATTGCCGTCGAGATGCGCGCGCACGGTGAAGCCGTCGAGCGGCAGTTCGTAATCGGCCGCGACGCTGCCCGAATGTTCGGGCGTGTAGGTCTGGTAGATCGGCACCGCGATGGTGCTGATCGCGCCGGCTGCGTTCGGATACGGGTTCACCGTCGCGGGGATGCGGACGTAATTATAGGCGTAGGAACCCGTCAGCGTCAGCCCGCGCACCGGCAGCAGCGTGAGTTCGGCCTCGACGCCGTGCAGGCCACCCGTGCCGGGCGCGTTGATCGTCGAGGTGGTGGTGCGGTTGGTGCGCACGCCGCCGGTCTCATACGGGCGGCTGAAATCGACCTGGATGTCCTTGTAGCTGCCGGCATAAGCGGCGACGTTGAAGCGCGCGTGGTGATCGAGAAACTCGGTCTTCGCGCCGATCTCGAACATCGACACCGTTTCCGGGTTGAACTCGTCATATTCCTGCGACCGCGAGTTGGCGCCGCCCGATTTGTAGCCGGTGCTCCACTTGCCATAGACCATCACGCCGTGCGCGACATCGACCGCGACGTTGACCATCGGATCGACGCGCGACCAGCTATGGTCGAGGTGGATCGCGCCCGACACGCCGTTGCGATCGACCGGCAACGCGTTGTTCACGGTCAGCAGCTTGCCGTGCTTGATGTCGCGGGTCCAGCGCAGCCCGCCGGTGATGTGGATCGCATCGTCGAGCAGCGGCGGCGTATAGGTGCCCTGGCCGAACGCGCCCATGCTGGTGGTCTGGACATAGCTGGCACGATCGACCGACTGCTGGGTGTAATCGACGAACTTCGGACCGGTCAGGATCGCATATCCGCTGCCGTCTGCGTTGGTGAAGGCATTGGTATTGAACGCCTGCGCATTATCCTGGACGTGTTCCTGATAATAAAGCGCGCCGACCACGTATTTGAAGTTCGGCAGATCGCCGACCGCCTGCAGTTCCTGGCTGAACTGGTTCTGGCGGAACTGCGCGAGGCTGTAACGGGCGAAGCCGATGCCGGTGAAATTGCCGGTCGGGTTGGCTGCGGACGGCGCCACCGACATCGTCGTCGCCGCCGATCCGTTGTCATATTGGCTCTGCGTCAGCTCGCGGTAGGCGGTGATCGACTTGAGCAGCAGGCTCGGCGCGATCTTGTATTCGAGCGTCAGGCGGTGGCCGCTGACGTCGCCGACGCTCGGCTTCTCGGGCACGCCGACATTGGCGACGGTGACGCGATCAGGCTGAACCGTGCCGAGTACCGCCTGCTTGTTGGTGCCGGGTGCGACCAGTTGCAGATACAGCGAGGTCGATGCGTCGCGCGAGATGTCGAACGAATAATCCGCGCTGAAGTCGCTGCTCGGCTGCCACAGCGCTTCGACATGCGCGCCCTGCTTGTCGTAATAGTTGAAGCCATAGGCGCCCTGCAGCGGGTTCTTCACGATCGGGTCACGATGCGCGGTGACGCCATCGATCTTGATGCTGATGTTGTTGAACTCGGGCAGGTCGACGTGAAGCTCGCCCTTGGAGCTGCCGAAATTGCCGACCCCGCCGATCGCGTTGACGTGGAACTCGCCGGTGGGCTTCTTGGTGGTGATGTTGACCGCGCCGCCTTCGGTGTTGCGGCCGAACAAGGTGCCCTGCGGACCTTTCAGCACTTCGATGCTGTTGATGTCGAACAGGGCGGTGCCGAGGCCCTGCGCGCGGCCCATGTACACGCCATCTACATAGACGCCGACGCCCTGGTCGCGCGCCGGCTGGTTGCCGTCGGACAGCACGCCGACGCCACGGATGTTCACGATCAGCGCCGAGTTGCGCGAATAGAAAGGCGCGACCTTGAGCGACGGGATCGCGCCGTCGCCGAGATCGACAAGCGACACGACATGGCGGTCCTGCAACCCTTCCGCGCTGATGACGGAGATCGAGATCGGCGTCTTCTGGAGGCTTTCCGGGCGCTTCTGTGCGGTCACGACGATGTCGGTGAGGCCCTGCGTATCGCTCGCGTCGGCAGGGGCAGGGGCAGGGGCAGGGGCAGGGGCAGGGGCAGGCGCCGGTTCTGCGGCGAAGGCGGGCGTGGCGGCGAGGCTCAGGCAGAGCGCGGTCGCGGCCAGCAGGCGGCGCGACGAAGACAACGAATATTGCAACATGGATCAGTCCCCCCAAGGATCACTTGGCGGCGGCTGTGGGTGCGCTGTGTTTCGCCACCGTGACGTTTTCATCACCGTTTTAATATTTTGACGCAGTGCAGCAATGTGCCTGTGCCTGGTGGCCTGCGGGTCGTTACGGTTGACGCGCCAATCCAGTCCTTTTAAATGCAAATGCGAATCGTTCGCATTTTAAGGGGGCATCTTGAACATCACCGTCATGACCAGCGTCGCGGCGCTCGCGGCCGCGCTTTCGGCTACGCCTGTGCAGGCGCGGTCGGACGCCGCCGCCCCGGCGGCGCCCACCGGCGCCCCCATCGATTACGGTCAGGTCGGCGATCCCGTCGTCGTCACCGGCACGCGCATTCCCACCCCGGCGAGCGAAATCCCCGCCACCGTCTCGGTCATCACCGCCGATCAGATCGCCGACCAGCTCGCCGCCGACATCAAGGATCTGGTCCGCTTCGAGCCCGGCGTCAGCGTCCACCGCGCGCCGACCCGCTTCGGCGCGGCGCAGGGGACGACTGGCCGCGACGGCAACGGCGGCTTCACCATCCGCGGGCTCGACGGCAATCGCGTGCTGATCCAGGTCGATGGCGTGCGCGTGCCCGATGGGTTCGAGTTCGGCGCGCAATCGGCCGGGCGCGGCGATTACGTCGATCTCGGCATCGTCAAGTCGGTCGAGATCCTGCGCGGACCCGCCTCGGCCTTGTACGGATCGGATGGTCTCGCCGGCGCGGTCAGCTTCGTGACGAGCGATCCCGAGGATTTCCTCAAAGGTGGCAAGCGCATCGGCGGGCTGCTGCGCGCGGCCTATGATTCGTCGAACGATCAGTTCGCCGAAACGGGGATCATCGCCGGCCGATCCGGGCAGTGGTCGGCGATGGTCTCCTATACCCGCCGCGACGGGCATGAATATGAAACGCACGGCGGCAATACCGCCGCCAACGCGACGCGCACCGCCGCCAATCCGCAGGATGCGCAATCGAACGCGGTGCTCGGCAAGATCGTCTGGCAACCCGACGACGCAAACCGCGCGCGGCTGACCTACGACCATTACGACAGCCGCGTCGCGACCGACGTGCTGAGCGGCGTCGCCCCGGTCGCCTCGGCCGCGACCAGCGTGATCGGCTTGACCGCGCGTGACACGATCAAGCGCGACCGCGTCGCGCTCGACTGGCGCTATCAGGGGGACGGCGTGATCGATTTCGCGCAGGTGACCGGCTGGTACCAATGGGCGAAGAACCGCCAGTTCACCGCCGAGGACCGCAAGACCGCCGCCGACCGCACCCGGATCAACACCTTCGATAATCGCGTCTGGGGGCTGAGCGCCGAACTGCGCAGCGATTTCACCGTCGCTGCAATCGCCAACCAGCTCGCGTACGGCGCCGATCTCAGCGTGACGCGGCAATCGGGCCTGCGCGACGGCACCGTGCCGACGCCGCCCGACGTGTTCCCGACGCGCGCCTTCCCGCCGACCGATTATCTGCTCGCCGGTGGCTATCTTGCCGATACGATCGCGGTGGCGGATGGGCACCTCAAGCTGTTCCCGGCGGTGCGCGTCGATTATTACAAGCTCACGCCCAAGCCCGATGCGCTCACCCCGGCTATGCCGAGCGCCAGACAGGACGGGTCGCGCGTGTCGCCAAAGCTCGGCGCATTGCTCGGCGTCACCGGCGGCACCAATATCTTCGTCAATTACGCGCGCGGTTTCCGCGCGCCCTCGCCGACTCAGATCAACCAGTTCTTCGCGAACCCGACTCAGGGCTACACCTCGATCCCCAACCCCAACCTGCGCCCCGAGACGAGCGAGACCTGGGAAGCGGGCGTGCGCGTCGGCAGCGATGCGGTGCGCTTCGCCGCGACCGCGTTCACCGGCGGCTACAAGGGCTTCATCAGCCAGGAGATCGTCGGCGGTGCCTTCACCCCGTCCAATCCGGCGGTGTTCCAGTTCATCAATCTCAACCGCGTCCGCATCAAGGGCGCCGAGGGCAGCCTCACGCTCGCCGACCGCTCGGGGCTGAACGGCCGGGTCGCGCTGAGCTATGCGGTCGGCACCGTCACCGATGCGGATGGTACGCGCACGCCGCTCTCGACGGTCGATCCGCTCAAGCTGGTGATGGGCGTCGGTTATGACGATCCCGCCAAACGCTTCGGCGGGCAGCTCATCATGACGCATTCGGCGCAAAAGGAACTCAAGGCTGCCGACGCGACGCTCTACCGCCCCGGCGCATTCACGATCCTCGACGCCACCGCTTATCTGCGCGTCGCCGAGCGTTTCACGCTGCGCGCGGGCGTGTTCAACCTGCTCGACACCAAATACGCATGGTGGAGCGACGTGCGCGGGCTGGCCGACAGCTCGACGGTCAAGGATGCCTATACCCAACCGGGCCGCAATGCGTCCGTGTCGCTTTCGGCCCGATTCTGACCATGAGGAGCACTCGCATGATACGCCGTTCCGCCTCCCTGCTGCTCGCCGCGACGGTCTTCGCCGGCGCGCTCGCCACCCCCGCTTTCGCCGACGGGCCGGTCGCGACCAGCTCCGCCGCCGCGCAAACCGCTGCGTTCGAGGCCGATCGCGCCTCGATCCTGGCGATGGCGGGCACGTTCAAGGTCACCTTCGACATGAAGGAAACGACGCCGTGGCGCGCAGGCTACACGCCGATTCCGCCTAAGATCAGCGGCGGTCACGAGGTCGTGCGAGTCGTCGCCGATACCGGCCGCACGATCGTCCTCCAGCATCTGCTCGTGGTCAGCGGCGACGCCGGCAACACCGTCGTCGTCAAGCACTGGCGGCAGGATTGGGTGTACGAACCGGCGAGCGTGCTCACCTATGCCGGGCAGGGCGTGTGGAAGCTCGACGACGTGCCAGCGGCGATGCGCGCCGGGCGCTGGTCGCAGACGGTGTGGCAGACCGACGATTCGCCACGCTACGGCGGCTGGGGCCAATGGACCGAGGAGGGCGGCGTGCGGCGCTGGCGCTCGAACTGGACGTGGCGCCCGCTCGCGCGGCGCGACGCCGTGCGGCATCCGCAATATGATCGCTATCTCGGCATCAACCGCCATTCGCCGTCGCCGGCTGGCTGGATTCACTGGCAGGACAATATCAAGATGGGCCTCGTCGACGGCAAAGTCGTGCCGTTCGTCCAGGAATCGGTGCTCAACACCTATGTGAAGGACGCCGGTTTCGACGTGAAGGCGGCGGACGATTATTGGGCGGCGACCAAAGACTATTGGGCGGCGGTGCGCGAGCTGTGGGACGCGGCGGTCGTCAAGGGGAGGGGCGTCAAGGTCGCCGAAGTGGCCGAGACCGGCTCGGCATCGGGCGCGCGGCTGATGGGCTTTGCCGACGATATCCAGGCCGGCAAGCTCAACACCGCCGACGCCGTCGCCAAGGCGGGCGTGGTGATCGCCGAAGTGACTCGCTGACGCGCTTTCCCGGCAAGCCTATCGCCACGCCGCCGATTTCGGCTATCGCTATCGGCGGCCCCGGCGATGTCGGGGTTGATTCCCCGGGGGTAGGGCGTGATGAGACCGTGTGTTCGGAGTGCCGCTCTTGCAGCTTTGTCGGCGCTCGCCTGCGCCGCCGGCGCGCAACAGCCCGCGCCCGCAACCGGCACCCCGGCACCGGGCCAGCCGCTCGCCACGATCGTCGCCGAGCCTGTCGCGATGATGATCGCCGCGTGCGACGCGAACGGCGACGCGATCGTGTCGCGCGCCGAACTCGCGACGTGCGTGGCGCACAGTTTCGCGAGCGCGGACGCCGGCCACAAGGGGTCGATCGGCTATATCGATTATGGCGACTGGGCGCGGACATGGCTGGGTGACGCCAACGCGCTGCCCAGCCCGTTCGAGGTTGATAGTGATGGCGACAACCGCATCACGCTCACCGAACTGCAAGCGCGTTTCGATACGATCTTCGTCCGGCTCGACCGCGACCATGACGGCAATCTCACTCGCGCCGAACTGCTGACGATCCGCAGTGGTGTCGGTAACGGGGACCGCGCGCCGGGCAAGCGCGGCAAGAAACGGGGCGGGCCGGAGGCTCCGTGACGCAGATGCTCGATCCGACCGGACCACGCCCCGCACGTTATGCGCTCGCGATCTTCGATTTCGACGGCACGCTCGCCGACAGCGGCGACTGGTTCCTGTCGATCGCCGACGAACTCGCCGATCGCTTCAAGTTCCGCCGTGTCGCCCCCGGCGAAGTCGAATCTCTGCGCGGCCGCACCACCCGCGAGGTGATCCGCCACCTCGGCATCCCGCGCTGGAAGCTGCCCGCGATGGGCCGCTACGTTCACGCCAAGCTCGCCACGCAGATCGATCGCATCGCCTTGTTCGACGGCGTAAAAGACGTGATTCACGCGCTCGCCGCCGCCGGCGTGCGGATCGCGGTCGTCACCTCCAATTCGGAACACAATGCCCGCGCGGTGCTCGGGTCGCTCGCCGAACACATCGAGATGTTCGAATGCGGCGCATCGCTGTTCGGCAAGGCGCCGCGCTACCGCAAGGTGCTGCGCCGGATGCGGATAGCGCGCGAGGCGACGCTCTCGATCGGCGACGAAACCCGCGACATCGCCGCCGCGCGCAAGGTCGGCATCGCCGCCGGCGCCGTGCTGTGGGGCTACGCCAACCGCGATGTCCTCCTGCGCTGCGAACCGGACATGGTGTTCGAGCGCCCGTGCGAAGTGCTCGAGGAAATTTTCGGCGTCCCGGCCGAATAGTTGACTCCGTCAAGTATGGTGACAGAGTAGCGGGATGGACGACACCCTCCTCGCGCTCCGCGCCTTCAACCGCTTTCACACCCAGTTCGTCGTTGGCCTCGACGCGCAGTATCTGGGCACGCCGCTGACGCTGACCGAAGCGCGTTTGCTCTACGAAATCGGCACGCGCGGCGAAGCGCTCGCGGTCGAGCTGCAAAGCTTTCTCGCGCTCGATCCCGGCTACGCGAGCCGCCTGCTACGCCGTTTCGAAGCGGAAGGCTGGATCGTGCGGGGGCGTGGCAGCGATGCGCGCCAGCGCCCGGTCGCGCTGAGCGAGGCAGGGCAAGCGCTGCTCGCCGATCTCGACACGCGCCAGCGCGCCGTGCTGGAAGACCGCCTCAAACCGCTGGGAGATGCCGACCGGCGCGTTCTGGTCGGCGCGCTCGATACCGCGCGCGGCCTGCTCTCGGGTGAGGAGCGCGCCGGCTATACGATCCGCACCCACCGCCCCGGCGATATGGGCATGGTCACCGCGCGCCAGGCGATCCTGTACGCCGAACAGTTCGGCTGGGGCGCGCCGATGGAGGCGTTGCTCGGCGAGGTGACGGCGGCGTTCCTGCGCAGCTTCGATCCGGCGCGCGAACGCTGCTGGATCGCCGAATGCGGCGGCACGATCGCGGGTTCGATCTTCGCGACCGACGGGGGCGGGGGCGTCGCCAAGCTGCGCTTGCTTTATGTCGAACCGCACGCGCGGGGGCTCGGCATCGCTAACGATCTCGTCAGCCGCTGCATCGCCTTCGCACGCGAGGCGGGCTACACGCGGATGACGCTGTGGACCCATACGATCCTCGAAAGCGCACGCCGCATCTACGCCGCGCACGGCTTCCGCATCGTCGCCACCGCTACCCACACCGATTTCGGCGAACCCGTGGCCGGCGAGACGTGGGAACTGGCGCTGTAGCCGCGCCGTCGCCATCCTTCAGATGACCTCTACGCACGTTCTCGAAGGCGCAATCTTATCTCGTTTTCCCGCGAAACCGGGAATCCAGAGCCAGGCAAAACACCGATTTACGGCTCTTGAGACTCTGGACTCCCGCATGCGCGGGAGAACAAGAACGTATCGCGGAGGTTCGGCCTTCGCTGAGGCAAGGAACGAAACGCTCGCCGTTACTTCGGGTTGGCCTCCAGCCACGCGATCACCTTGTCCGGCGCGCTCTCGCCATAGGGGTCTTCGTCGAGCCCCTGATCGTTGATCCCCGGCTCCTCGAACCAGCCGACGATCTCGCCATCGTCGACCACCATCGCATAGCGCCAGCTCCGCTCGCCGAAGCCGAGATGGTCCTTGCGGATCAGCATGCCCATCCGCCGCGTGAAATCGCCCGAGCCGTCGGGTAGCAGCTTCACCTTCTCCACGCCGAGGTGACGGCCCCATTGGTACATCACGAACGCGTCGTTGACGGAGATGCAATAGACCTCGTCGACGCCCTGCGCCTTCAGCGCGTCGTAATCGCGCTCGAACGCCGGGCATTGCTCGGTCGAGCAGGTCGGCGTGAACGCGCCCGGCAGGCTGAACACCACCAGCCGCTTGCCCGCGAACAGGTCGCCGGTGCCGACATCCTGCCAGCGGAACGGGTTGGGGCCGCCGACGCTCTCGTCGCGAACGCGCGTCTTCAACGTAACGTCGGGAATAGTCCGTCCAAGCATCGATATCTCCTTCAGGCCAGCATCGCATCGACCCACTCCGGCACCAGCTTACTCGCCGGGCCAAGCCGTGTCGCGGCGAAATAGGCACTCCCGGCCGAGGCTTCCAGATTGAGTTCGAGCGTATCCGCGCCATACGCCCGCGCGCCCTGCACGAACCCAGCCGCCGGATAGACCGCGCCCGAGGTGCCGATCGACACGAACAGATCGGCGTCGGCCAGTGCCTGTTCGATCCGCTCCATCTGGTACGGCATCTCGCCGAAAAAGACGATGTCGGGCCTGAGCGCCGGCGCATCGCAGTTCGGACACGGCTCGCCGGGCGGCAGGTCGTCGCTCCACTCGGTCCGCACCCCGCACAAGGCGCACAGCGCCGATCGCAACTCGCCGTGCATGTGGAGCACACGCGTCGCGCCCGCGCGCTCGTGCAGATCATCGACATTCTGCGTGACGATCAGCAAATCGCCCGGCCATTCGGCATCGAGCCGCGCCAGCGCGACATGCGCGGCATTGGGTGCGGCCGTCGCAAGCGCCGCACGCCGCGCATCGTAGAAGCCGTGGACCAGTTCGGGATCGTGCGCGAGCGCCTCGGGCGTACAGACATCCTCGACACGGTGGCCCTCCCACAATCCGCCGGGTCCGCGAAACGTGGCAAGCCCGCTCTCGGCGGAGATGCCGGCGCCGGTGAGGATGACGATGTTGCGGATCTTGGACATGGCACGCACGATACACCGCGCGCGCACCGCAAGGCGAGGGGCCGCGCGCCGGAAAAGCGCATTGCCCCTGTCCCCGCCGCGCGCTTTCTGTCATGCGCGCCGCGACACCAGACAAGCGGGATTCGGGCATGACGGCGATCGGCATCTTGGGAAGCGCTGGCAAGATGGGCCAGGCCATCGCGGCGGCGGTGCCCGATCTCGGCGGCACGGTCGCGGGCGGCATCGATGCCGGCGCCGATCGCGCCGCGCTCGCCGCGCTGGCCGAGCGCGCCGACGTGCTGGTCGATTTCTCCTCACCCTCCGCGCTCGCCGCCAATCTCGCCGCCGCACGCACCGCCGGCACGCCGATCCTGATCGGCACCACGGGCCTCAGCGCCGCGCATCACGCCTTCGTCAAGGAAGCCGCGAGCGAGATCGCGGTGCTCCAGACCGGCAACGTCTCGCTCGGCGTCACGCTGCTCGCCAAGCTGGTGCGCGAGGCGGCCGGGCGGCTCGGCAGCGATTGGGACATCGAGATCGTCGAGATGCACCACCGCCACAAGGTCGATGCCCCGTCGGGCACCGCGCTGCTGCTCGCCGAGGCGGCGGCGACGGGGCGGGGGATCGCTCTGTCGGAGGCCAAGGTGACCGACCGCGCCGGGCTGACCGGCGCGCGTTCCGAGGGGACGATCGGCATGGCGTCCTTACGCGGCGGCTCGGTCGCGGGCGATCACATGGTCGTGTTCGCGGGTGAGGGCGAGCGCGTCGAGATCGGCCACCGCGCCGAGAACCGCGCGATCTTCGCGCGCGGCGCGGTCACCGCGGCGCTGTGGCTCGCCGGCAAGCCCGCCGGCAGCTACACGATGGCGGAAGTGTTGGGCGTCTGAGGATTGGGCGTGTGAAGAAGTCCGACGTCATCGAGTTCTACGCGCGACTCGCCGCCGACAATCCGCACCCCGAGACCGAGCTCGAAGCGGGCAATCCGTTCCAGCTCGTCGTCGCGGTCGCGCTCTCCGCGCAGGCGACCGATGTCGGCGTCAACAAGGCGACGCGCGCGCTGTTCGAGGAGGTCAAGACCCCCGAACAGATGGTCGCGCTCGGCGAGGAGGGGCTGAAACGGCACATCAAGACGATCGGCCTGTTCAACACCAAGGCCAAGAACGTCATCGCTCTGTCGGAAAAGCTGATCGCCGATTTCGGCGGCGAAGTCCCCGCCGACCGCGACGCGCTGGAGACCTTGCCCGGCGTCGGTCGCAAGACCGCCAACGTGGTGATGAATGTCGCGTTCGGCGCGGAGACCTTCGCGGTCGACACGCACATCTTTCGCGTCGGCAACCGCACCGGCCTCGCGCGCGGCAAGACACCGCTGGCGGTCGAACTCAAGCTCGACAAGGCGACGCCCGCACCGTTCCGCCTGCACGCGCACCATTGGCTGATCCTGCACGGCCGCTACGTCTGCAAGGCGCGAAAGCCCGAATGCTGGCGCTGCATCGTCGCCGATCTGTGCGCCTACAAACCCAAGACGCCACCCCCCGCCACCGCCGCACGCGCCACGTGACGAAACGACTGGCGCAACCGCCCGCGCTTTGCTAGGCGCTTGCCCCCAGGCACCCGTAGCTCAGCTGGATAGAGCGCTGCCCTCCGAAGGCAGAGGCCACTGGTTCGAATCCAGTCGGGTGCACCATCTTTTCAATGACTTAGCAGAACGCCGCGATGGCCGTACGGAAAATGTACGGAAAACATCGTGGGACAAAATGCGATTACCGGAGACGGCGCTGCGGCGATTCGTTGGGCGCAGTCGGGTCTATCTCAAGCGCGTTATGCCCTCGCCAACACAGCGCGTACGAATTCGCGAGTGGGATCGCGGCGCTCGAGGCGAAATTCGACAACTTGTATCTGTTCGGATCAAGCGGAACTTCCTATACGCAATTTGTGCAGGTGCAGCATAATCGCATTGACGTGATCGGCGGCGATGTTGGATGGCGGATAAGCAACTTCGGGGGTGCGCATGAGTGTGTATAGAGGCGAGCATTTGCTTGAGCAGGCATCACGGTCGCGCACCGACGAACGCGCGCAGAAGGTGACACGGGCATGAAAATCGCGGTTTTTGGTCTCGGCTACGTCGGCCTGTCCAACGCGGTGCTGCTCGCGCAGCACAACGTAGTAGCGGCGGTCGACATCTCAGCCGATCGTGTCGAGATGCTTAATGCCCGCAAGTCGCCAATCGTTGATGCGGAGCTGGAGGCGTTTCTCGCCACGAAGCCGCTCGACCTTACGGCGACGCTCGATGCGAATGAGGCGCTTGCCGGTGCTGATTACGTCATCGTCGCTACGCCGACCAACTATGATGTCGAGACCAACAAGTTCGACACCTCTTCGGTCGAAGCCGTGATCCGCACCGCGATCGCGGCGAACCCCGAAGCGACGATCGTGATCAAGTCGACGATTCCCGTTGGCTTCGTCAACGACGTGCGAGCGCGCTTCAACACGTCTCAGGTGATCTTTAGTCCGGAGTTTTTGCGCGAGGGCAGCGCGCTTTACGACAATCTCCATCCTTCGCGGATCATCGTCGGCGAGCGTTCGGAGCGGGCGCGAATTTTTGCC
This genomic stretch from Sphingomonas panacis harbors:
- the nth gene encoding endonuclease III, with translation MKKSDVIEFYARLAADNPHPETELEAGNPFQLVVAVALSAQATDVGVNKATRALFEEVKTPEQMVALGEEGLKRHIKTIGLFNTKAKNVIALSEKLIADFGGEVPADRDALETLPGVGRKTANVVMNVAFGAETFAVDTHIFRVGNRTGLARGKTPLAVELKLDKATPAPFRLHAHHWLILHGRYVCKARKPECWRCIVADLCAYKPKTPPPATAARAT